In a genomic window of Melitaea cinxia chromosome 27, ilMelCinx1.1, whole genome shotgun sequence:
- the LOC123666977 gene encoding zinc finger protein 271-like yields MDCWDFKNIVCHRTNVGGVVEPAKGLSPNTLRRRNLLILFNNTSIIPFKCRGKCRCFYCGEELPIYDDLRKHTKAHGPCSETDRAIKLVKTDDAEIKVDVSDMSCVLCHEAFGSLDDIILHLINKHKFPYNRDVKLIILTYRLVDLQCLLCDQTFNQVNDLVTHVNSEHPTQCLDCKVCHKKFFRKQYLDAHMRVKHKNVYKCLKCPQTFPSHSALQEHKIKSHIPVCNICFTKFSSQKKRLKHMKTEHVNEPLKCGFCFKFMNTKLGFLRHAAKCTEKDEKIDETYVIDDEDEDKKPVVIKIRNNIACILNMSTAVPFKYFMSRFRCFYCPKDFTDCEELRAHTVIEHPICDVNFKCMRLRNRQEGCIKVDTSILSCKMCFESLPNLDFLIEHITSEHKASYDKTVDNNMTIEQKEKKILKDKEYYQRKKAEKKIKTISEMSERERRKQRRIWRKNSQKYREKQKILSNVLANSPPESENKMEN; encoded by the exons ATGGATTGTTGGGATTTTAAAAACATAGTTTGTCATAGAACTAATGTCGGAG gTGTAGTTGAACCTGCAAAGGGTCTGAGTCCTAATACATTGAGGCGGAGGAATCTTCTTATACTATTCAATAATACGTCAATCATTCCGTTCAAATGTCGAGGCAAATGTCGATGTTTTTATTGCGGCGAAGAGTTACCCATTTATGACGATTTACGAAAACACACAAAAGCTCACGGACCGTGTTCGGAAACTGATCGAGCTATCAAATTAGTAAAAACTGATGATGCTGAGATCAAAGTCGATGTTTCAGACATGTCATGCGTTCTGTGTCATGAAGCATTTGGTAGTTTGGACgacataatattacatttaataaataaacacaagtTTCCGTACAATAGGGACGTAAAACTTATTATATTGACCTATCGATTGGTCGATTTGCAATGCCTTTTGTGCGATCAAACGTTTAATCAAGTTAATGACTTAGTAACGCACGTAAATAGCGAACATCCCACGCAGTGTCTTGATTGTAAAGTATGTCATAAAAAATTCTTCAGAAAACAGTACCTAGATGCTCATATGAGggttaaacataaaaatgtttataaatgcCTCAAGTGTCCGCAGACGTTTCCTTCCCACTCGGCTCTTcaagaacataaaataaaatcacacaTCCCCGTCTGTAATATATGTTTCACTAAGTTTTCATCACAAAAGAAAAGATTGAAGCATATGAAAACTGAACATGTTAACGAACCTCTGAAATGCGGattctgttttaaatttatgaatacAAAGTTGGGTTTTCTCCGACACGCTGCTAAATGTACTGAAAAAGATGAGAAAATTGATGAAACTTATGTAATAGATGATGAAGATGAGGACAAAAAACcagtagtaataaaaattagaaataatatagcTTGTATATTGAACATGTCTACCGCTGTaccgtttaaatattttatgagtaGGTTTAGGTGTTTTTACTGTCCAAAAGATTTCACTGATTGTGAGGAATTGCGTGCTCATACCGTTATAGAGCATCCTATTTgtgatgttaattttaaatgtatgagACTACGCAATAGACAAGAGGGCTGTATTAAAGTGGACACGTCAATATTATCTTGTAAAATGTGCTTTGAAAGTCTTCCTAATCTAGACTTTTTGATAGAACATATAACATCTGAACATAAAGCATCGTACGATAAAACAGTAGATA ataatatGACAATTGaacaaaaagagaaaaaaatactgAAGGATAAAGAGTATTACCAAAGAAAGAAAgctgaaaagaaaattaaaactataagtgAAATGTCTGAAAGAGAGAGAAGAAAGCAGAGAAGGATATGGAGGAAGaattcacaaaaatatagaGAGAAACAAAAGATTTTGTCCAATGTGCTAGCTAACAGCCCTCCAGAGTCAGAAAATAAGATGGAAAATTAA